AGATCGAAATCCGCCATTCGACCTGCCCGCATGATTGCCCCTCGGCATGCGCTCTCGATGTCGAGGTGGTCGACGGCCGCAGCATCGGCCGCGTCCGTGGTTCGAAGCGGCAGACCTATACCGCTGGCGTCGTCTGCGCCAAGGTCGCGCGCTACGCCGAGCGCATCCATCACCCCGAGCGGGTGATGTTTCCGATGCGCCGCACCGGGCCGAAGGGTTCAGGTCAATTCGTGCGGATCTCCTGGGACGAGGCGCTGGACGAGATCGGCCATCGCTTCAATGCAGCCGAGCGCGAGTTCGGCGCAGAATCGATCTGGCCCTATTACTATGCCGGCACGATGGGCCTGGTGATGCGCGACGGCCTCAACCGTCTCACGCACGTCAAAAAATACTCCCGCTTCTATCAGACCATCTGCGCCAATGTCGCGCGCATCGGCTATGCCATCGGCACCGGCAAGATCGCCGGCGTCGATCCGCGCGAGATGGCGCTCTCCGACCTCGTCGTGATCTGGGGCACCAATCCGGTCAACACCCAGGTCAACGTGATGACGCACGCTTCCCGCGCCCGCAAGGAGCGCGGCGCGAAGATTGCCGCGGTCGACATCTACGACAACGAGACCATGAAGCAGGCTGATATCAAGATCATCCTGCGGCCCGGCACCGACGGTGCCTTTGCCTGCGGCGTCATGCACGTCCTGTTCCGCGACGGCTATGCCGACCGCGCCTATATGGACGAATACACCGATTGCCCTGCCGAGCTCGAGGCGCACCTGAAGACGCGCACACCGGAATGGGCGTCTGCGATTTGCGGCGTCCCGGTGGCGGAAATCGAAGCGTTTGCGAAAGCGGTTGGCGAGACCAAGCGCACCTTCTTCCGCTTCGGCTACGGCTTCACGCGCAGCCGCAATGGCGCCACGCAGATGCACGCGGCCAATTGCATTCCCGCGGTGACCGGCGCCTGGCAGCATGAAGGCGGCGGCGCCTTCTTCAACAATTACGCCCTGTGGCATTTCAACGAATCCATCATCGAAGGCCACGATGCCATCGACCCAAATGTGCGCGCGCTCGACCAGTCCAAGATTGGTCGCATCCTCACCGGCGATGCCGAAGCCCTGCGCGGCAAGGGCCCGGTCAAGGCGATGCTGATCCAGAACACCAACCCGATGACGGTGGCGCCGGAGCAGGCGCTGGTGCGCGAGGGTTTTGCGCGCGAGGACCTGTTCGTCGCAGTGCATGAGCAGTTCATGACCGAGACGGCGCTGATGGCGGACATCGTGCTGCCGGCGACCATGTTCATGGAACACGACGATCTCTATTACGGCGGCGGCCATCAACATATCTCGGTCGGGCCGAAGCTGATCGACCCGCCCGGCGAATGCCGCTCCAACCATCAGGTGCTGCAGGGACTGGCGCCGCGGCTCGGTGCCAGGCATCCGGGTTTCGAGATGACGCCGCGCGAATTGATCGACGCGACGCTGAAGCTCAGCAATCACGGCGACATTG
The nucleotide sequence above comes from Bradyrhizobium sp. NDS-1. Encoded proteins:
- a CDS encoding molybdopterin oxidoreductase family protein produces the protein MNQHAKIEIRHSTCPHDCPSACALDVEVVDGRSIGRVRGSKRQTYTAGVVCAKVARYAERIHHPERVMFPMRRTGPKGSGQFVRISWDEALDEIGHRFNAAEREFGAESIWPYYYAGTMGLVMRDGLNRLTHVKKYSRFYQTICANVARIGYAIGTGKIAGVDPREMALSDLVVIWGTNPVNTQVNVMTHASRARKERGAKIAAVDIYDNETMKQADIKIILRPGTDGAFACGVMHVLFRDGYADRAYMDEYTDCPAELEAHLKTRTPEWASAICGVPVAEIEAFAKAVGETKRTFFRFGYGFTRSRNGATQMHAANCIPAVTGAWQHEGGGAFFNNYALWHFNESIIEGHDAIDPNVRALDQSKIGRILTGDAEALRGKGPVKAMLIQNTNPMTVAPEQALVREGFAREDLFVAVHEQFMTETALMADIVLPATMFMEHDDLYYGGGHQHISVGPKLIDPPGECRSNHQVLQGLAPRLGARHPGFEMTPRELIDATLKLSNHGDIAGLEADLWRDLQPDFRTSHYLDGFAHADGKFHFRADWAHPPFGVTMGDFDKMPDLPDHWAVIEHSDQAHPFRLATSPSRSFLNTTFNETPSSQAREGKASVMIHPLDAAALDIANGDAVTLGNTRGETTLVATLFDGVRRGVLIAESVHPNKNHIGGRGINMLTGAEAVAPIGGAAFHDNKVWIRKASAAQGTHSVTP